In Fusobacterium sp., the genomic stretch GAAGTTTACCGAATTTCTTGCTTAATTCTGCCCAAGCTTTAGGTATTCCTGGTACATTTACAGGAATGAATCCATATTTAGGCATCTCCTTTAATCCTTTATTTAAAAGATCTTGAGCTTCAAGAAGCTTTGGTGAGGGACCACTGGCATTAAGTCCATACATTTTATTATTTACACTGAGGATAGCAAACCCATCTCCTCCTATTCCATTACCAGTAGGCTCTACAACAGTAAGAGCAGCAGCAGTGGCAATAGCAGCATCTATTGCATTTCCTCCTTTTTTAAGTATTTCAAGTCCAGCTTGTGCAGCAAGTGGAGATCCAGTTGCTACCATTCCATTTTTAGCATACATCACATTTCTTCTTGATGGATACGGATAAATAGTAGAATCAAATTTTAACATCTTATTCCTCCTAGAGATTAATTTAAAATTTATATGAAGATATGTTTTTATTAAAGAAGCTCAACAAATATTCCTGCGATAATGATAGAGATAGTGGTTACTGAAGCAAGTCCTGCAACAACATATGCTGGAATTATTCTTTTAAGTATAGCATTTTTTTCCTCTTCGTCATCTGTAAGAGCAGTAGCTATTTCATTAGCAATAAGATATGTAGCTGGGAATCCAAGAAGCTGTGCCATAGCTATACCCATTGCCAGATCTCTTGATCCAACTATTTTCCATGTAGGAAGAAGATAAATTAAAAGATAAGTTCCTATTACAAATGCAGCAAATATTATAAGCAGTTGGAATCCCAAAGTAGTAAGATCTCCAAAAGAAATTTTAGCAAGAGATGGAATCAAACTTGCAAAAACTGCAAATGAAAGGAATCCAGAAACTTTTGCTTTATCAAGTATAGCATTAGGAACAGCTCCAGTATATGAAAGAATAGTTCCCAGTAAAAGTGCTGTAATACTAGCATTAAGTCCAGTTTTTTCCTGAACTATTCTTGAAATGAAAGCTGCAGCAGCAGCAATAGCCATACAAGTAAAAGATGTAAAATATTTTTCATTCTTTTTAGCAAAAGTTATTTTAGTTTCTTTAACTGGAGCTTTTTTATCATCAGTAACAGCTTGAATTTTTCCAGCTCTGAATTGTTCTAATACTTTTCTTCCTTCTCTCATACCAAAGTATGAAGCAGGAGGAGTTCCAACAAATTTCTGAATAGCATACACAAGAGTACCAAGTGCAGCAACAGTTTGGAATCCTTTTTCCATAGCAGCACCAGTCATTATTTGAGTAGCAATAATTCCACCATTAATAATAGGAATAGAAACAACAGCTGCTTCTTTTCCAACTAGGGGAATAACAGCAAAGACAGCAATTATTCCTACTATCATGGAAATAATTGCCATAACAACAGTTCTCCATTCATCAATAAGTTCTTTAATGTTAATCATAGTTCCCATGTGAAAAATAAGCAAAGGAGCACTCCAAGCAGCTGATTGAGATAATCCTGCTTTTTGAATCATATCAGCTGGTATCATTTTAGTCATAAATCCAACTAAGAATAAAAACATTGCAACAAAAACTGATGAAAGCTTAGCTTTTGTAAAAACTCCTAAAAAATCACCTATTGCAAAGAATAGTACCGTTAAAAATAAAAATAAAAACATGTAACCTGCGTTCGTCATAAATTTTCCCCCTTAATCGCGTTTTTTATTTAATTAAAATTCAATGTCTTTTATAACATGGAAATATGTAGATCTAAATTTAAAGTTTTTGATATTTTTTCTCATAACCATATTATCCATTGAATAATAAAGTGGCACACAAGCAATATCATCTTGAATCATTTGCTGAGCTATTTCATAGTTATGTTTTCTTTCTGCTGGATCAGAAGTCGCTCTTCCAGCTTCTATATATTTATCAAGTTCAGGATTCTTATATCTTCCATGGTTACCAGCTGCTCCAGCTGAACTGCTGTGATATAGTGGGAAAAGGATATTATCAGAATCTCCAGTTCCTCCACTCCATCCTCCAAGTTTCATCTCAAAGTTTGCATTAGCAAGATCTTGAAGATAAGTAGCCCATGCTACAACTTCTATTTCAAGTTCTAGCCCTATCTCTTTAAGATTTGATTGAATAATTTGTGCTACTTGTACTCTTGATGGATTATCATTAGTTATTATTTTTAATTTACTTCCAGTTAAACCATTTTCTTCAACTATCTGTTTAGCTTTTTCCATATCTCTAGGAAGTCCAGTTACTTTATCTGAATATCCAAAAGCCACATTACTGACTGGTGAGTTTGCTTCAATAGCAAGACCATTGTAGATGGCATCTATAATACCTTTTTTATCTATAGCCATAGCAATAGCTTCTCTAAGAGCCTTGTTATGGAATTTTTCTTTATCAAAGTTAAATGTAATTGCTTCAGTAAGAACTACTGGTTTGCTTATAATTACTAAATCAGGATTATTTTTAAGATTTTCTAAATCAATAGGTGCAACTGTATAAGCAATGTCTACATCTTTTGCCTCTAGTGCCATAGCTCTAGAAGTATTTTCTGTTATAGTTTTAACTACAAGCTTGTCAAATTTAGGTGCTCCTTGGAAATGATCTTTGAAAGATTCTAAAGTAATCTGTTCACCAGTTCCCCATTCAATAAGCTTGAAAGATCCAGTTCCAACACCAGCTATAGAAAGATCATCATTTTGTTTTTTTACACTTCTTTCATTCAATATAGAAGTTCTTGGGTGAGCAAGATTATATAATATTGATGAGAAAGGTTTTGACAGAGTAATTTTTACAGTGTAGTCATCAAGTGCTTCAACTCCTGAAATAGGATCAACCATAACCATACTTGCTGGTTTATTTTTCATTCTGTTAACACTGAATACTACATCTGAAGATTTTAATTCATCACCATTGTGAAATTTAACCCCTTTTTGCAATTTGAATATAAGCGTAGTAGGATCTTTAAATTCCCAGCTTTCAGCCAATTCAGGAACTATGTTTCCATTTTCATCTATCTCTACCAGACTATTAAAAATCTGTTGAGACATTATTCCCCCAATTACTTCTGAATACATGTGTGGATCAACACCTTTTGGTTTTCCATTTAATCCAACTCTTAAAATTTGTTCCTTCTTCGGTTTTTCAGCTCCTGCTGTTTTTTCTGCTTTATCAGAACATCCTATGAGTCCTAACATAACAAGAAAAATAAAAAATATTTTTTTCATGTTCTCCCCCTTAAAAAATTTTAATAAAAAAAGCTTAGATCTATAAATATAGAATAGGCCTAAGCTTTAACCTCTTTTCAATCCCAAGCCTTTTGTATTTTGTATACTGAAAACAGGCTTGACTAACATAAAAATTTATGTAAAAAATCAATCCTTTAAATCATGATATGAGTAGTATAGGTATATATATTATGACTGTTTTTAAAGTATTGCTTAACATAAATATCTCCTTGTTTTAATTGAATTTTGTTTATGGTATTAATATTACTACTTTTTTTTATATGTGTCAATATTTTTTTATTATAGTGCTAAAAAAATGATACAATAACTTTATATATAATAGGAATAAATAATGCAGGCATAAGATTTCCTATTTTTATGTTTTTATTAAATAAAAGATTTATTCCTAATCCTATCATCATAAGACCACCAACAACAGATATTTGATTGATAACAGCATCATCAAGTCCGCTTTTTATAAAAAAAGCAAAGAGAAATATAGAACCTTGATAAATGAATACTGTAACTGCTGAAAATAGTACTCCTATTCCATATTTTGATGAAAAAATAAGAGAGGCTACACCATCTAAGAGCGCTTTGATAAACAGAATTTCATTATTTCCAGAAAGACCACTTTTTATAGAACCAACAATAGCCATTGCTCCTACATTAAACATTATACTTGTAGTAACAAAACCTTTAACTATATCATTACTTTCATTTTTAGAAAATTTCTTTTCTAAATAAATTCCGAGGAGAGTAAGCCTTTCATCTATTCTTAAAAGTTCTCCAATAATTCCTCCAATAACCATAAATAATATTATAAGCATTCCATTATTGAAGTTTATTCCATCCTTAATTCCTAAAGCTAATATAGAAAGCCCCATAGAAGTCATTATTATATCTTTTATTCTGTCAGGAATACCTTTTTTCAGCCATATACCAAGTAGGCTTCCAAGGATGACAGTGGCTGTATTTACAATATTTCCCAGCATTTTTCCCCCTGATATTTTTTATTTTAAAGTTTAAAGAATTTCTCTATATACAGAGCTACACCATTTTCAATATTTTTAGGTGCAGTATTGTTTATCTCTTTTTTTACTATTTCCTGAGCATTTTCCATAGCCACTGGATGGCCAACTTTTCTAAGCATATCAAGATCATTTTCTCCATCACCAAAAGCCATGATTCTTTTCATATCTATTCCTAATTGCTGAGCTATAACTTTAAGTGCATTTCCTTTACTGCATTCTTTAGGAACTATATCAATACATTCAGGATCGGAAATAGTTATCTCTACTACATCAGAAAATTTTTCTCGCAGTTCCTTATTTATTTTAAGGATTATATCTGCATCTTCTACTATTATTATTTTATGGAGGGCAGGACAATCTTCAATATTTATTAGAATATGTTCTATAAAATCAATTCTTCTGCTATAATCAGTTTTATCATATTCATCTCTGTAAAAATCATCATCTATAAATCCATTATACGCTACTTTTCTATCTCTTAAAAGTTTTATTATTTCTTGAGATGTTTTTTTATCAATAATTTTTTCAAAGATACTTTTTTCTTTTTTATCATATATATTAGCACCATTGTTGCAAATAAGATAGATATCTAATCCTATATCTTTTTTTAGTCTCACAGCAGAAGC encodes the following:
- a CDS encoding ABC transporter substrate-binding protein; the encoded protein is MKKIFFIFLVMLGLIGCSDKAEKTAGAEKPKKEQILRVGLNGKPKGVDPHMYSEVIGGIMSQQIFNSLVEIDENGNIVPELAESWEFKDPTTLIFKLQKGVKFHNGDELKSSDVVFSVNRMKNKPASMVMVDPISGVEALDDYTVKITLSKPFSSILYNLAHPRTSILNERSVKKQNDDLSIAGVGTGSFKLIEWGTGEQITLESFKDHFQGAPKFDKLVVKTITENTSRAMALEAKDVDIAYTVAPIDLENLKNNPDLVIISKPVVLTEAITFNFDKEKFHNKALREAIAMAIDKKGIIDAIYNGLAIEANSPVSNVAFGYSDKVTGLPRDMEKAKQIVEENGLTGSKLKIITNDNPSRVQVAQIIQSNLKEIGLELEIEVVAWATYLQDLANANFEMKLGGWSGGTGDSDNILFPLYHSSSAGAAGNHGRYKNPELDKYIEAGRATSDPAERKHNYEIAQQMIQDDIACVPLYYSMDNMVMRKNIKNFKFRSTYFHVIKDIEF
- a CDS encoding DUF554 domain-containing protein, translated to MLGNIVNTATVILGSLLGIWLKKGIPDRIKDIIMTSMGLSILALGIKDGINFNNGMLIILFMVIGGIIGELLRIDERLTLLGIYLEKKFSKNESNDIVKGFVTTSIMFNVGAMAIVGSIKSGLSGNNEILFIKALLDGVASLIFSSKYGIGVLFSAVTVFIYQGSIFLFAFFIKSGLDDAVINQISVVGGLMMIGLGINLLFNKNIKIGNLMPALFIPIIYKVIVSFF
- a CDS encoding Cof-type HAD-IIB family hydrolase produces the protein MKLVVSDLDGTLLDTKSQISDYTKAAVKKLVDNGIEFAIATGRGRASAVRLKKDIGLDIYLICNNGANIYDKKEKSIFEKIIDKKTSQEIIKLLRDRKVAYNGFIDDDFYRDEYDKTDYSRRIDFIEHILINIEDCPALHKIIIVEDADIILKINKELREKFSDVVEITISDPECIDIVPKECSKGNALKVIAQQLGIDMKRIMAFGDGENDLDMLRKVGHPVAMENAQEIVKKEINNTAPKNIENGVALYIEKFFKL